The DNA window ACAAGGAGTATTGTGTTTTCGCCATACATACAGGCAAACGATCGAGACCCCAATCTGCTAATTGTTTAATTTGCTTTTTAGCTTTATCCGTAAAGATAACACCATCACCACCATAAATCGTAGTAACAATCTTATTTACCTTTTCTTCTAAGCTATCTTCTACATCATATACGAATTTAGGTGTTGGTTTTGGACCCTCAAGCAATTCAACGACCTTTTTAGCCATATCAATGCCGCCTTCGCCGCCCTTTTCCCAACACTCATTAAGCTCAACAGGTACGCCAAATTCATTACACAAGCGGGTTAACTCAGCGATTTCCGCATCTGTATCGGTAGCAAATTTATTGATTGCTACTAGTACAGGCACATTGAAGTAACGCATGTTTTCGATTGCTTTTTGTAAGTTGCTGAAACCTTTAGTAATCGCTTCAACATTTTCAGTATTAAGCTCTTGTTTTGGTACGCCACCATGCATTTTAAGAGCTCGCAAGGTAGCTACGATAACGATTGTATCAGGGAAAATATCGCCGTAACGACATTTAATGTCGAGGAACTTTTCAGCCCCTAAATCAGCACCGAAGCCTGCTTCAGTAACTACAATATCACCTAATTTAAGACCTAATTTTGTAGCTACGATGGAGTTACAACCATGAGCAATATTTGCAAATGGACCACCATGAACGATGGCTGGCGTATGCTCTAATGTTTGTACGAGATTTGGTTTAATAGCATCTTTCATAAGGAGTGCCATCGCACCTTGGCAACCAAGTTGATGTACATACACAGGCTCACCTGCTAAGTTGCAACCAATTACAATGCGACCGAATCGTTCTTTCAAATCTTCAAGATCTTTTGCTAAGCAAAGAATAGCCATAATTTCAGAAGCAACGGTAATCATGAAGTGATCTTCGCGAGGGAACCCACATACTTTACCACCAAGTGCTACGGTTACGTTGCGAAGTGCACGGTCATTCATATCTAGAACACGAGTCCAAGATAATTGACGCAAATCGATTTGCAATTCATTACCTTGATGGATGTGATTATCAATCATAGCGGACAATAAGTTATTGGCTGCTGTAATGGCATGCATATCACCTGTAAAGTGAAGGTTGATATCATCCATTGGTACTACTTGAGCATAACCGCCCCCTGCTGCACCACCTTTAATACCAAATACAGGTCCCAAGGATGGTTCACGCAAGGTTGCAATCGCATTTTTACCTATTTTTTGTAAGCCTTGTACGAGACCAATGCTCGTTGTGGACTTACCTTCCCCCGCTGGTGTCGGTGTAATAGCCGTAACAAGCACCAATTTACCATCTGGCTTAGCTTCTAAGCGACGAATGGCATCAAAAGAAATCTTCGCTTTATAATGACCATATTGTTCAATATCATCAGGTGTTAATCCGCATTTATCGGCAATAACCTGAATTTTTTCCATTCTATTCTGTTGGGCAATCTCAATATCGCTTAACATAAAGCCTCCTCGGCGCTATGGCCACATAAACCTATATAACAACTATTAGATAGACGTATATGTTTTGCAATATATGTCTACTGTGAATGTATATTTGTACACTTACATTACTCTATTATATGTGAAAGTTCCTCTAATGTCTAATACTTATGTCTAACAAATTTAGTAATCTATCTAATATATAGCAAACCAACACAATATATACAGATATCCAAGAAAAAGCCCTGACGTAAATCTACATCAGGTCTTTCAATATATACCGAATACTTATCTTATTAGAACGGGAATAGGATTGGAAGTAAAATAAGTGCTACGATACTAGATACAACGATAAGTGGCAAACCAGCTTTCACATAATCCATGAAGCTATAACCAGCTATATTGTATACCATAGTGTTGGCAGGCATACCAATCGGTGTAGCATATGCTAAAGAGCTAGCAATTACGATAGCTGCAAGCACTGCTTTAGGATCAAATCCAAGTTGAGACGCAAGGCTAAGACCAATAGGAACTAATAACGCACAAGTAGCTGTGTTAGACATAAAGTTTGTCATAAACACACCAAGCACAAAGATTACTACTAACACAACGATTGGAGATGGACTCGCGCCAAGGCTATTAACAATAATATCAGCAACTACAGAGCCAGTACCAGTTTTTACCATTGCATCACCGAGAGCCATGGAACCAGCAAAGAGCATAATTGTTTTCATATCAATAGATTTAACAGCTGCCGTTTCGCTAATAACATTAGTCGCTACTAATACAAGAGCACCGATCCAAGCACTTACATAGAGTTTTACACCTAATTGTTTTTCAAAAATCATAGCAACAACTGTCAAAATCAATATAATCGCAGCAGTCCATTTCTTCCAAGATGGCACATGACTATAATCATCATTACCTTCAAAAGCACCATCTGGTTGATGACTTGGAGCGTCTGGTAAGAAACGTTTACCAATTGTAGCATAGAAAATAGTACCAACGATTAGAATCGGCAAACCTACTAAACCATAATCAAAGAAACCAAAAGAGCCTAAGCCGGCTTGTTGTAATCCCGCTTGGGCAATCATATTACCAGGAGCGCCGATAAGAGAGATATTACCACCCATAGCCGCTGCAAATACGAGAGGCATCAATAGTTTAGTTTGTTTAAAACCACTCTTTTTGCAAATACCGATAATTACAGGAATCAGCACAGCAGCTGTACCAGTATTAGATAAGAAACCAGATAAAGTGCCTGTAATCATCATAACTGCAACGAGTAAAGATGTTTCAGTTTTAGCAAACTTATGAACTACATTACCTACGCCTACGGCTACCCCTGTTGCAAAGAAAGCTTCACCAATAACAAACATGCCCATAAATAGTAAAACATTTGGATCCACAAAACCGGCGAACGCTTCTTTAGCGGATAATACCCCACTTAAGTGCAGACCTACCGCTACAACCATAGCGGTAATAGACAATGGGATTTTCTCCCATGCAAACATGACAATGGCAAACACCAAGAAGCCAAGAGTTATCATTACACTCGTATCCATATATACCTCCCAATACGTGTAATCTACCTAAAAAAGGGTACAAAAAAGGAGGATTGTACAAAATCCGTATAATCCTCCTATTTAGTTACATTTCACAATGCAATTATTTGATGAAGCCTACGTGTTTATAGATTTCTTCTAACACTTCTTCTTTTTTCGCATTGTATTCTACTTTTTTATTTTCAAAGTAGTTATTGCCTTCTGCATCAATGGATACTATAAGCGGACCAAATTCTTTAACCTTAAAGGTCCACAAAGTCTCACACATACCTAATTCACGCCAATTAGCAGATTCTACTTTTTCAACTTCTGTAGCAGCAAGAACCGCATTGCCTGCAGGGAATACACAATGTAGTGCGCCAAAGTCTTTGCATGCTCGTGCTGTTTCAGGACCCATACCGCCTTTACCTACAATGAGACGTACACCGGTCTTTTTAACAAAGTCATATTCGAATTTTTCCATTCGCATAGATGTAGTAGGACCTACAGATACTACCTCAAATTCATTCTCGCTTATAGTACGAATAATTGGACCTGCATGAAGTATAGCCCCATCTTTAACATCAACCGGTAAAGTTTTACCTTCTTCTACCACACGACGATGCCCCATATCACGACTAGTTGTAATATACCCAGTCAAATAAATCACATCACCTGGCTTAATGCCTGCTAAATCAGATTGTTGAATCGGTGTAGTTAATATTTTCTTAGCCATTATAATGTCACTCCTTTATGGGATTTAACTGTGCAATTACCATCTTTATCAAATACAAGATCGCCACGACGATGATTCCAACAACCTACGCTAACAGCACAAGAAATAACAGATGGATGACGTGTACCATGTTCAATATTTACACCTAAAACAGTTTTATCTCCACCCATACCTTGAGGTCCAATACCAATTTTATTAATTCCATCTTCTAATAATTGTTCCATATAAGCCGCTTTTTCATTAGGTGCTTTGGAAGATACAGGACGCATTAATGCTTTTTTAGATAATCCAGCAGCGGTATCAATAGTTGTAGCAATCCCTACACCTACCAATAGTGGAGGACACGCATTTAAGCCATAGCTTGTCATCAAATCAAGAACAAACTTAGCAACACCTTCATAGCCTTCTCCTGGCATCAATGTTTTACCTGACCCTGGCAAGGAACACCCGCCACCAGCCATGTATGGGAAGATTTCTACATCATCACGGCCCGGAATGATATCCCAGTGAATATAAGGTGCAGTGAGGCCAATATTTTTACCTGTATTAAATTCATCAAAGGTTTCTACACAGTTCAATCGTAATGGAGCTTCTTGTGTAGCCTTATAGGTTGCTTCTCTTAGAATATCTTCTAATTCTCCTAGTAAGGGATAATTAGATCCAACCTTTACCCAAAATTGTAAGACCCCTGTATCTTGACAAGAAGGACGATTAAGCTGAGCTGCTAAATCCATATTATGTTGCATTGTCTCATAAATAGATTTGGCCATAGGATTTTTTTCATCCTGCGCCAATTCATGAATTTTTTCTTGTACATCATCAGGCAATACCTTTGCCATATAAGAAATGAAATTAGCTATCTTATTAGTCATTTCTTGTACTTGTTGTTCCTTCGTACTCATCGCAAACCTCCAAAAAGACTTCATTATTTAAGACGTAATTATTTCTGTTTCGGAACCTTAGCTCCTTTCGATGATTTCATTGTACTCTTTTTTCAGGATATAACTATCCAATTTATAAGTTGATTTTTGCTTGTGAAAATACGCTAATTTCATACAAAATTACCCATATAATTATATTTTCACCCATCTAAAATATACAATTACACCTATTTAGAAATATCAAAAAGAGCACTACCTATCAAAAGGTAGTGCTCTTTCATCATTTATTTTTATATGCTTATCAAATATATAAAATCACCTATACCTAATGATTGTATATCCACCTAATTTTAATTTTCAAAATCATAAAATTACAACTAATTACAAAGTACTATAACAATGAAAATTATGATTGTAATTTTTTTACAACCATCTCAAGTTGTTCTCTAATATCCTGTAACTTTTGATTAGCTACTTCTAATCTGATTTTATTGGTAGAGTCATCTTGATATGGTAAATAGTTTTGCAATATATCTATAATATCTTTTTCCTGAGTAGAGATAATTTCCTTCCAATCATGTAGCTTTGTTTTACGTCCCATCTCTTTTGCTTGCTTACGATACTCTGACGGGGTTGTATGGAAGTGTTTCTTAAAGGCCACATTAAAGGCTTTAATATCTGCAAATCCACAGCTACTTGCAATATGTGCTACTCCATCTTCAGAGTTAGCTAAACGAACGGTAGCCTCTCGTAATCTCAACCGCAACAAATACTCTAAGAATGAAACACCCAATTGGCGTTTAAAGAACTGAGATGTATAGTTCACATTATAACCGCCAATTTTAGCAATATCTTCTAACTCTATCTTCTGCTTATAATTTTCATCAATATAGGCAATCATTTTATCAAAGGTAGCTACAGTCATATCAGCAGGCTTTGTATGTACAGGGATAGTCTTAACCGCATCAATTTCCCGATATATATCACTCATCATGGCTAAATAATGATTCTCCAAGCATAATTGACGATCAGGACTTTCACTATTCACCATTAACAACATCATTTGTGCAGCACGATGACGTAGGGACGTAAAAAATTCATTATCTCGGTTAGTTTTATCTGAACGCAATACAAATTGATACATACCGAAGTTAGGATCAAAGTATTGGAAAAACTCCTTACTTACATGAATAACAAGAGCCGTTGTATCCTCCTCTAAGGCCAAAGTAGCATGACCAACTTGAGGGGAAATAATAATTGTATCAAGAGGTTCCATTGTGAAAACCTCACTATTACAACTCATGTCGATTCTGCCCTTTAGCAAGATTAAGATTTCTACGCCACTATGCCAGTTGTAATGATATGTACTAACCTTATATATATCACTATTGAAATCTATATGATTGTGTTTATAGGAATAATGAAAGTAATCCATAACTACAAAATTCTCCCTAGTAAATCAAACAATAATTATTGAGTCCAGAAATTTAAATTCCGATTTTCTCTAACAGAGACAAGGTAAACATAGAAATACCTCCACCGATTCCACCAGCTACTGCTATTGTCAAATACGGAATATCAAGAACTATTTTAAAGGTTTTAAAAAACAGCACTATCTGTAAAAGTCCACAGATTAAGGTTGTCCCAAAAATTACTGCGCCTGCAAAAACCATATTAACAATATTTGTCAGTACAAAAACAGCCATAAGTGAAAAAATAAATAACTCTATACTCTTAACTAAAAATATTTCAGAATAAGCATATAAATATACCATAAAAACTCGATTTAATGTTAATGTTGCGTCGGCCCCTCTTCCTATCAATAAAAAGATAGGCACGAACACAACAGACATAACAATAAACGTTAAAAATGAACCTATTATATTCCTTGCAAGAGTAGGATTAATTAAAAGTTCGGCTAATGTTGTTGTAGATTCAGGTTTTAATAAATTAACACTTACGCTCCCCAAAGTCATAATAAATAGCATGAATACTATATAAAATACAACAGCTTTTATAGAACCGCTTAAAGTTCCTCTATCCCGAAAGTATGGCAACCATAAGTTAGGACTCACAAGGGCATTAAAAATTTGTCTATATACATTAATAGAGTCAGTACTATTAACCACAAAAACCTCTCTTATTTACATAAAAAATGCACCCCTTATTAATC is part of the Veillonella sp. genome and encodes:
- the ttdA gene encoding L(+)-tartrate dehydratase subunit alpha — its product is MSTKEQQVQEMTNKIANFISYMAKVLPDDVQEKIHELAQDEKNPMAKSIYETMQHNMDLAAQLNRPSCQDTGVLQFWVKVGSNYPLLGELEDILREATYKATQEAPLRLNCVETFDEFNTGKNIGLTAPYIHWDIIPGRDDVEIFPYMAGGGCSLPGSGKTLMPGEGYEGVAKFVLDLMTSYGLNACPPLLVGVGIATTIDTAAGLSKKALMRPVSSKAPNEKAAYMEQLLEDGINKIGIGPQGMGGDKTVLGVNIEHGTRHPSVISCAVSVGCWNHRRGDLVFDKDGNCTVKSHKGVTL
- a CDS encoding helix-turn-helix domain-containing protein, with the protein product MDYFHYSYKHNHIDFNSDIYKVSTYHYNWHSGVEILILLKGRIDMSCNSEVFTMEPLDTIIISPQVGHATLALEEDTTALVIHVSKEFFQYFDPNFGMYQFVLRSDKTNRDNEFFTSLRHRAAQMMLLMVNSESPDRQLCLENHYLAMMSDIYREIDAVKTIPVHTKPADMTVATFDKMIAYIDENYKQKIELEDIAKIGGYNVNYTSQFFKRQLGVSFLEYLLRLRLREATVRLANSEDGVAHIASSCGFADIKAFNVAFKKHFHTTPSEYRKQAKEMGRKTKLHDWKEIISTQEKDIIDILQNYLPYQDDSTNKIRLEVANQKLQDIREQLEMVVKKLQS
- a CDS encoding formate--tetrahydrofolate ligase, whose amino-acid sequence is MLSDIEIAQQNRMEKIQVIADKCGLTPDDIEQYGHYKAKISFDAIRRLEAKPDGKLVLVTAITPTPAGEGKSTTSIGLVQGLQKIGKNAIATLREPSLGPVFGIKGGAAGGGYAQVVPMDDINLHFTGDMHAITAANNLLSAMIDNHIHQGNELQIDLRQLSWTRVLDMNDRALRNVTVALGGKVCGFPREDHFMITVASEIMAILCLAKDLEDLKERFGRIVIGCNLAGEPVYVHQLGCQGAMALLMKDAIKPNLVQTLEHTPAIVHGGPFANIAHGCNSIVATKLGLKLGDIVVTEAGFGADLGAEKFLDIKCRYGDIFPDTIVIVATLRALKMHGGVPKQELNTENVEAITKGFSNLQKAIENMRYFNVPVLVAINKFATDTDAEIAELTRLCNEFGVPVELNECWEKGGEGGIDMAKKVVELLEGPKPTPKFVYDVEDSLEEKVNKIVTTIYGGDGVIFTDKAKKQIKQLADWGLDRLPVCMAKTQYSLSDNPALLGAPKGFTITVSDIRVANGAGFIVCRTGDVMVMPGLSKRPAALNMDIEADGTIKGLF
- a CDS encoding SLC13 family permease; this translates as MDTSVMITLGFLVFAIVMFAWEKIPLSITAMVVAVGLHLSGVLSAKEAFAGFVDPNVLLFMGMFVIGEAFFATGVAVGVGNVVHKFAKTETSLLVAVMMITGTLSGFLSNTGTAAVLIPVIIGICKKSGFKQTKLLMPLVFAAAMGGNISLIGAPGNMIAQAGLQQAGLGSFGFFDYGLVGLPILIVGTIFYATIGKRFLPDAPSHQPDGAFEGNDDYSHVPSWKKWTAAIILILTVVAMIFEKQLGVKLYVSAWIGALVLVATNVISETAAVKSIDMKTIMLFAGSMALGDAMVKTGTGSVVADIIVNSLGASPSPIVVLVVIFVLGVFMTNFMSNTATCALLVPIGLSLASQLGFDPKAVLAAIVIASSLAYATPIGMPANTMVYNIAGYSFMDYVKAGLPLIVVSSIVALILLPILFPF
- the ttdB gene encoding L(+)-tartrate dehydratase subunit beta translates to MAKKILTTPIQQSDLAGIKPGDVIYLTGYITTSRDMGHRRVVEEGKTLPVDVKDGAILHAGPIIRTISENEFEVVSVGPTTSMRMEKFEYDFVKKTGVRLIVGKGGMGPETARACKDFGALHCVFPAGNAVLAATEVEKVESANWRELGMCETLWTFKVKEFGPLIVSIDAEGNNYFENKKVEYNAKKEEVLEEIYKHVGFIK